GATTGGGCAAGGTGTAAAAAAAGGTGACCAGCCCGCCCTATCAGTTTATTACTGTGCATCTATGTAATCTATATAAGCTCGAAATTTTTAAAGAGCAGGAGGagtaatatatataataaataaataaggtTAATCTGGCAGGGCATACCAATCTCAGCGCCGAGTCCCTGTAGTCCAGAGACGAGGACGTTGGAGCCGAAGAGTCGCTTCATGGTCTCGCGTCCGTAGACGGCGAGCTGGCGGCTGTGGAGGTCCTCATCGATCTCGGGCGCCCTGGCGGCCATGGGGTCGTCCTGGGCGGGTGCGGGGGCGGCGGGTCGGGGGGCCTTGTTGTGCAAGTCCTGGACCTCGCCGGCGTCGACCCCCCGCTTCCGGGGAAGCATATAGAGTAGGAGGCCGGCGAGGAGCCCGagtacggcggcggccgcgagggcTTGGGGCGGGAAGGGGAGGCGCGTCAGATCCAGGTCGGGCGGGAACCTGCAGGGATCGGATCGGGCGGGGGTGAGGCTCTACTCGgtcggggtgggggtgggggtgggggtggggggaggaGATCTCAATCTCTCTATCTCACCTTGTTGGATTCGATGCCGGACGCCGCCCTGCTTCTTCACCTCTAGGGTTTTGACAGGGGAAGCGAGGCGAGAGACAATTTCTTTCTAGGAGGAGGGCTCAATTGTAAAAGTTTGGTCGTAGCTCCTCGTGGCATGGAcagggacccacctgtcagtgtCGCGGCAAGATGTGCTTTCCTTGCAGGAGCCGGCGCCCAGGCCCAGCTCAGAAAAGGAGAGGCTGCAAAGTGGGCCTCTATCTCACCACTACAATTTCATTCCTTCCTTGAGGCCTCTTCCTCCAGCAGCTTTTGATCGAAGTAGCACAACCCAGCACTCAAACCGTATGCATATCAAGAAGGGACTACTCTATACGAGTGGTAGATGAAAAGCAAGCAAATGTTAGGAGTCACCAGTCAAATCATCACACAAGGCGGAACAATTTTTTCGGAATAAAATTTTTTTATTGCCAGAACAATTAGAAAATTATTCCGCAACAAAAAATTTTTGTTCTGAGACAAATCTAACCGAATTTACACATGTGAGCCGGTTTAGGCTCAAAACACTAAATCTGGAGGGAGAGGGCGCTCTATGTGACAAGTCTGACCCGTGACCCCGAGCAGCGCCCGATGAAAAACCACCGATAGACATACTAACTAATTGTGCCCCTTGCCCACTCTCCTCAACTGGGCAACATACTCGGAGAAAATTACACAAGTGCCAAGTGTGAAGTACAGAAAAAACCCATTGTCCAGCATGATTTGTTCCTCACTGAACAGCAACGGCTAGGACTAGGACACAATGCTAAGGGACCCAAATGCCAGGCTTGTGCGGATCCATTCCAAGCTTACGGTTGTTGTCTCTggacggcccggcccggcccaccCATTCAACTGCAGCCGGCTCGGCCCAGCAAAGGCAAACATCCCCTGGGCCCTGGCCATCTCCCTCCGCTCCGGCGACGACGATGACCATCCTTCCAAAATCCAAATCCCCACCaaacaaagcaaagcaaagcaaagcaaaatGGCGGACGAGTACGATGCCCTCTCCCTCTTCGCCTCTCGCCTCCTCTCCCACCCCTCCACCACCttcggggacggggacggggaccacctcctccgcctgcTCCAGGCCGCGCTCTCCGCTGGCCCCGACGTCCCCGCTCTGCTACAAAcgcgctccgccgcccgccgcctgctTCAGGACCGCGCCAAGGAGGCattcgccttcgccgccgcgcaggctccTCCCCTCCACCATGCCAGGATCCTTAACTCAACTCCCAACACTGCTAATCCTTAACTCTATTATCATGCATCTGCACTCACAGAGCTGCCTTGCCATGAGATATGAGGCTCTGCTTCTGCGAGACGCTAAATTCTCTGACAGCCACCATCTCAAAGTGTCACGCGAGGAGTGGTTAACTTTCGCAAAGGATGCTCTTCACAACGGCTTCTACACCATTGCTTCCAAGGTACTTCAATTCCCCATTACAGTCCTCTTTGATAGATATTTGCCAGTTAAGGCGATAAGGCCCAGTAATGTCTCAGCTCAGTAACTATCCAAGTAACTCTATCAGCAAATAGTAATACCATATTTATGTTTTCGCTAATCGGTATGCCAGTTCCCCCGGGCACCAACCAATTTATATTATTCAAATGGACAAGCATCATCTCTTACTACAATGTCTGAAGAAAGTGTCCCTGTACGCTGACACTGGCCTGCCTGCATTGTAACTTTTTCAGGCATTTGCACATGCTACTGCACACACTCATCGCAGCCACCCAAGGCAGTTTGACTCCACTGATTCCATTGACAAGGACATGATCAATGATATAACTGGACTTCAAACCCTGGCCGAGTCATTATCTGCAAAGCATTCTGGTGAGTTTTGCAAGCAATGCCATCAATTGTTTAAATTACATGCAGACAAACTGAGTTCGCTTTGACTTTTGACGAAAACCAAATGTGAGAAACTCAACTTGCTTTATTTTTACAAATTGAGTAAATGAAAGAGCGATACATACATGCAATCAACAGGAATAAAATATCTGACCACCTGCTTTATCAAACTTCTGTTATCTACGACAGTTGCAGGGCTATTAGGATCGAGTCTGATCTCTTTAACCCTGGAGCATAGGCATAGCTCAACTCACAACTCAGGACGCTGAATCTTCTCTTATATATACACCAGTGAAATGTTTGAATAATTTTCCAAGTAACTAACCGATACTACTCTTTCTACCATGACAGTTCAGACAGAGTCAGCTGAATACATGAAAAGGAGAAAGTCGGGTGTTCATGAGAAGTATAATTTGCAATCAGGAAAACCAAAGCTACCTGGCACTTCAATGTATATGTTAGGGATCAAAACAAGGAACATAAAGAAACTGCTTCATAGCCGTGAAAGAAATTTTGGGGATATTTTGAAGCAATCTTAGTATGGCATCTTCCACATGACTGACAAGAATGAGCATGATCTGTAGTAGGAGTCATTTTGTAAAAGGTGAGTTTAATGCcttaattttacttatttctGGAACTCTATTCTTTTTAACTTATTTCTTCCTAACAAAGCGCATCTGCACTTCAATCTCTTATGCCTAGTTGAGCATCTGcagtaccagtatcagtaccatCTCATAGGAACAATATAGACGAACACATCAAGTCTTACGAATTCAGTTATTCCTTTCTATACTCAATCCTTGATTAGAACATAAGGCCACATTGAAGCCTTGTTGTCAGATAACTACGTCGTTCATCTGATTATTGAAGTATGTGGGGGATGCATTGATAGCATGTGCATGCCAGCCGTCCTCATTTTCTTTAGTAATCCACATCATCAGTTCATGTGGAACCCCTGTTCATCAGTTCCCCGAATTAAAAATACAGTAGTTTTCAGCTTACTTTTATAACATTGGatcctagattttttttttaaaaaaaaacagtggCTAGACCATCATCTCTTATTTGAGCTCAAAAGTTTAATGACAAGTCAATTGCCTCGAAAATAAGCCGCTCACATGGCGGTATCATACCATTGGCATATTCGCTATAAATGATTTGGTGATTACATTACTATACTATTTAACTACATTTTCCACCATTATTTTTCTTGCTGGTTGATTTCTGGCCCATCTCATCAGTGTACAGTTTCAGCTTGGTATATATTTCAGAAATGTTGAACTTTGCTTTTTACGTGCAACTCAATTAGGtgagaattttttgcaatggaaGACATGAAGTGGAGTTCATGTATGAGTCTTTGATTCAAACATTAAGACGAAGCTGCTATTTTCCATATCTGCAGAACGTTGTTCATGTGCAGGACAATAATAAATAGCAATAAAGTCATGCTTAACATGTTGCCTTATAATatgaattgatttttttttctgactgATGAGTGTGGCAAATATTGGGAAAAAAAAGGTGCATGTGAAGCATTTTCTTTTGATACTATTGCTTGGGAAATGCTCCACcatctgttttttttaaagaaaaaatagaaatggGCAGGGTCTATGTTTTTCTTTAGAAATGTGCTGTTCGGCACAAATGCACAATAGAATAATCTGTCATGATATAATGCAGTTCAGCAAAAACTTGGACCTTTTCTTGATATATATGATGTTGAAAACTTACCTGGAAATCTAGAAGGTTTGTAGCTGGAAATAATAAGCATGCTTTTGTAGAATGAATCCTGAGTCTCTTGAACAGGAATTGCTTAGATGGGAACAAGTGGTCGTGTTTGAGGAAAGGACATGTCTGTTGCATACATATTCTGGTAAGGATATTTGTTGGGATGCTAGGTAAAAGAGTTTAGAAAATAACCACGAGCAGTATGGACTAAGGATATATGCAGAGGTGCATGTGGCCTAGCCATGTGGGTGAGCTCTCAGTGATGGATCAAATTTGACTTTAAATGTCAGGCGAAGACTTTGCGTAGTAGTTTTACGGAGTTGCCTGTGAAAACAACACTGTCGGCAAGCATTATTTAGTGGTAGTGGCCTGGGCAGCCGCGATTGTACTTGACTGGCATGGCATCCATCCATATTAGGCTTCAATCACACCTTTGTCCTTTGGAAGGGTAGTAGTAGCTTTTGATAGCAACCGCATGTGCACGCTCGCATCGCAGCACCCTCCCTTAGAAGTCCTGCCTCCTCCTCTGGGTGGGGAGACTAGTTGTAGTTTGTATGCAAGGCACGCCATGCATGCGCTCGGCAAGAAGATCAGAAAGCTGATCCTCCATCAGACAGCATATAGTACTAGTAATTAGGAGGTCTTGTCTGAAGATCAATCAATCATTGTGCATGCTTATAAGCTGCTTATTGTTGATCCGAAGCAACAGAACATCGCAGGATGGTGCAGTACACTATGGAAACAAAAGGTGCTCTGTCCTGTTTTCCCTTGTGgccttgtgtttttttttcgttttcatATATACTAGCTAGCGCCAGGAATATAATGAATCACTGTTGGAGAACGGCttattagtgccggtcacaggacgtattagtgccggtccctgtggccggcactaaatggccggcactaacgtgacagacgttagtgccggctactctgaccggcacaaacgtgcgtatgttagtgccggtccgtaataccagccggcactaacgtgcccgaccCCGCCCGAGTCCTAACAGcaaagttagtgccggctgatataactagccggcactaaatgttttttcttctttatgtttcttttcttttcgtttttatacgtatggctatgcgtatttATACCGTATgtactctttgcattgcacagtCTTATTAGAACAACATATTACactaacattatatatatatatatatatatatatatatttgtcatgtatggaacacttaggagttcaaaagtacatgagatattataaattattaagcacatcaaCTATAGTAACGTATCaacttcctcgtcgtcggatcttcttgggcgacgcttatacggagatcgccatgaaattcgcccttaggatttatgacttcatcgagtagaaatccgcatatagcttcttgaattgccctgatccgagcgatttcaatgagttcttctttcatcca
The nucleotide sequence above comes from Panicum virgatum strain AP13 chromosome 3K, P.virgatum_v5, whole genome shotgun sequence. Encoded proteins:
- the LOC120696503 gene encoding uncharacterized protein LOC120696503; translated protein: MTILPKSKSPPNKAKQSKAKWRTSTMPSPSSPLASSPTPPPPSGTGTGTTSSACSRPRSPLAPTSPLCYKRAPPPAACFRTAPRRHSPSPPRRLLPSTMPGSLTQLPTLLILNSIIMHLHSQSCLAMRYEALLLRDAKFSDSHHLKVSREEWLTFAKDALHNGFYTIASKAFAHATAHTHRSHPRQFDSTDSIDKDMINDITGLQTLAESLSAKHSVQTESAEYMKRRKSGVHEKYNLQSGKPKLPGTSMYMLGIKTRNIKKLLHSRERNFGDILKQS